Proteins encoded together in one Telopea speciosissima isolate NSW1024214 ecotype Mountain lineage chromosome 4, Tspe_v1, whole genome shotgun sequence window:
- the LOC122659494 gene encoding uncharacterized protein LOC122659494 — protein MLGEGVGGVCPQGVGGEEEVLNGPGEEVKGLLDLARGMGRKEGVSDVLDLVKRLPRSHLRGLAGGPKGDTWTEAGPSVEGDQQNCLQALRAFGCSSQRRVNGLKFLRGRLKVWNKECFGNIHQNVCNVEDEVTRAEVAYEFEPTEQALGELQGARNRLNLVLLQEEIFWKEKSRVRWLKEGERHTKFFHDVVNVKRKRCGIGKIKNGQREWILDKVGVQAEAIRYFSEIISSSQTTACEELLSTISAIISAEENVMLAAVPLFDKVKEAIFALSKDSAPSPDGFTGHFFTTCWDIVGADVIATRLAVLLPNVISEEQGAFVKGRCIHDNIALVQEVAQEINRNARGGNGRLVILSPHGGSGKEDPLSPLLFILVEEVLSRGLIKLFAKGRAGFFHLPLGCPGITHNLFADDTIIFSNGCRSKYEACSGQLVNRRKSYFVVGHKTPNRLVKRVKDITGFERKVLPLTYLGAPLYAGRLKVSYFEDILARVRKKIARWKGKLLSAGGRVILPPSCSVNSIS, from the exons atgttgggggagggggttggtGGAGTCTGTCCGCAGGGTGTTGgcggggaggaggaggttttgAATGGCCCAGGGGAGGAGGTGAAGGGTCTGCTGGACCTTGCAAGGGGTATGGGCAGGAAGGAGGGGGTTTCGGATGTGCTGGATTTGGTGAAGAGGCTGCCGCGCTCTCACCTTCGTGGCCTCGCCGGAGGGCCCAAGGGTGACACTTGGACTGAGGCTGGGCCCTCTGTAGAGGGTGACCAACAGAACTGTTTGCAGGCATTGAGAGCTTTTGGGTGCTCATCGCAGAGAAGGGTCAATGGG TTAAAGTTTCTTAGAGGCCGGCTCAAAGTGTGGAATAAGGAGTGTTTTGGGAATATACACCAGAATGTGTGTAATGTGGAGGATGAGGTGACTAGAGCTGAAGTGGCATACGAGTTTGAACCTACTGAGCAAGCATTGGGGGAGCTTCAGGGTGCTCGTAATCGGCTAAATTTGGTACTACTGCAAGAAGAGATTTTTTGGAAAGAGAAATCCAGAGTGAGATGGctaaaggaaggggaaagacACACCAAGTTTTTCCATGATGTAGTCAATGTGAAGCGAAAACGGTGTGGCATTGGCAAAATTAAAAATGGGCAGCGGGAGTGGATTCTTGACAAAGTGGGGGTGCAAGCTGAAGCAATCAGGTATTTCTCTGAAATAATCTCCTCAAGCCAGACCACGGCTTGTGAGGAGTTGTTGTCCACCATCTCGGCAATTATCTCTGCGGAGGAGAATGTTATGCTTGCAGCTGTGCCGCTGTTCGACAAAGTGAAGGAGGCTATTTTCGCTCTTTCTAAAGACAGTGCACCTAGTCCAGATGGGTTTACAGGGCACTTCTTTACGACCTGCTGGGACATTGTTGGTGCAGAT GTGATTGCTACCAGGTTGGCTGTTCTACTGCCAAATGTCATCTCTGAGGAGCAAGGAGCATTTGTTAAGGGTCGATGTATCCACGACAATATTGCCTTAGTGCAAGAAGTGGCCCAAGAAATTAATAGAAATGCCAGGGGTGGTAAT GGCCGGCTGGTTATTTTAAGTCCACACGGGGGCTCAGGCAAAGAGGACCCCCTCTCCCCTCTGTTGTTCATTTTGGTTGAAGAAGTGTTGAGCAGAGGCCTTATAAAGCTCTTTGCGAAGGGCCGTGCAGGTTTTTTCCACCTCCCCTTAGGGTGCCCAGGTATTACTCACAACCTCTTTGCGGATGATACAATTATTTTTTCTAACGGCTGTAGGTCGAAGTATGAGGCCTGTTCTGGGCAGCTCGTGAATCGCCGCAAGAGCTACTTTGTGGTGGGCCACAAGACACCAAATCGGTTGGTCAAAAGGGTGAAGGATATCACGGGGTTTGAGAGGAAGGTGCTGCCTCTTACCTATTTGGGGGCACCCCTGTACGCAGGGAGGCTCAAGGTTTCTTATTTTGAAGACATTTTGGCTAGGGTCAGAAAGAAGATCGCAAGGTGGAAAGGCAAGCTGTTGTCGGCAGGTGGTAGAGTGATCCTACCACCGTCATGCAGCGTCAATTCTATTTCTTAA